Proteins from a genomic interval of Pseudodesulfovibrio nedwellii:
- a CDS encoding right-handed parallel beta-helix repeat-containing protein, which produces MRYVSKILCGIMLSLAIPLSAMATEVGTLTELHQALDAANKGLHKEIILLDGEYVLQHALSIQADGVTIRSKSGNRDTVWLVGPGMDSDVGHVFHVSGSDFTLRDMTIGRVANHAVQIHGELNAHRPCLANLHILDCQEQMIKISANLDAPNTGCMGGVIEDCLFEYTAEIGPHFYIGGVDAHNARDWTVRNCEFRNITSPAQEAAEYAIHFWSGSRGTQVENNQIIDCDRGIGFGMGDSPHFGGVIRNNIITHGPQGFYADVGISLESASGAIVTDNQIFFQHKYPNAIEYRFPATKNVVISNTSTNRAVVSRDGGQAIVH; this is translated from the coding sequence ATGCGCTATGTTTCAAAAATATTGTGCGGGATAATGCTGAGCTTGGCCATTCCACTTTCAGCCATGGCCACTGAAGTAGGTACCTTGACAGAACTGCATCAGGCCCTTGATGCCGCCAACAAAGGTTTACACAAGGAGATAATACTCCTAGACGGCGAATACGTGTTGCAACACGCATTATCCATTCAGGCTGACGGCGTAACGATACGATCAAAATCCGGGAATCGTGACACAGTATGGTTAGTGGGACCTGGCATGGACTCAGATGTCGGCCATGTCTTTCATGTAAGCGGTTCAGACTTCACGCTTCGAGACATGACCATTGGCCGTGTGGCGAATCACGCTGTACAAATCCACGGGGAGTTGAACGCCCACCGTCCCTGTCTTGCCAACCTGCACATTCTCGACTGCCAGGAACAAATGATCAAAATCTCGGCAAACCTTGACGCACCCAATACCGGATGTATGGGCGGTGTTATTGAAGACTGTCTTTTCGAATATACCGCTGAAATTGGACCTCATTTCTATATCGGCGGCGTAGATGCACACAATGCCAGGGATTGGACTGTCCGCAACTGTGAATTTCGCAATATCACGAGCCCAGCTCAAGAAGCTGCTGAATACGCCATCCATTTTTGGTCTGGTTCTCGCGGCACACAAGTCGAAAACAATCAGATTATCGACTGTGACCGGGGCATTGGTTTTGGAATGGGCGACAGTCCTCATTTCGGCGGCGTCATACGAAACAATATCATCACGCATGGACCTCAAGGATTTTATGCCGACGTCGGCATCTCCCTTGAGTCCGCTTCCGGTGCCATCGTCACCGACAACCAGATTTTCTTCCAACATAAATATCCCAATGCTATCGAATATCGCTTTCCAGCCACAAAGAATGTGGTCATTAGCAACACATCCACCAACCGAGCCGTCGTCAGCAGAGACGGAGGACAAGCAATCGTCCATTAA